GTTTTGGGGTTGCTTTCAAAGTCCACTGTGAAGCCTGAAGTTTCTAAACTGATAAATCAAAGACTTTAAATGAGACACAGCAGAATGGGGCTGAGGAGGCAGAAATACCAGCTGGCCTTTACTTTGTTTACAGGTTAACAGGTAGGACTGAGTGTACTGCTCAGACCTTGGGAAGACGATGCTTCTAGTAAAGCCAAGTATTCCCCTATTTCTTCCTgcaaaaataagtaataaaacaGACCTCTACCCTCTTAGTATttgataataaaaatttttctgTCTATTAGCTCTTTTTATCAAGATAGGAAAACAGTTCAATATAGTTTACAGAAATGCTACAAATTCCTTCATTACTAATAGTTTGCAAACAGCCCCTGGTCATTAGCTTTACTTTAGCTGaagtgttttcatttcaacAGCAAATAACCAAAAGGGGTAGTCTACAGGGATATTTCAAAAGCACTGCATAAAACCAACTATTTCCCTGAGGCTACAGAACAACTGTCTTCAACTTCTATTCCACGATTTTCTCATGGCTTTTTGAAATCAAGAAACCAGAAACCCTTAGAGACAGGTAGAGGTACAGAAACTTCCCTATGTCTGAGTGACACAAATTGCAGAACTGTTCTTGATTACTCAGTAATCCATGAGATGGCCTTCTCATGATCATCACATGTGCTAACTTTTACTCTGGGATCTAAAGTGAAACATCTTTCAAAACATTTAATGCCCTCCTTAAACTGTCATTTCATATGCCATTCCCAGAGATTCCCAGAAGACACGTGGGCTTCTGAAAATccaaaatcactttttaaaagctgctccCCAAGTACCTATGGCACCTGTTGGCCATATTGACAGCATAAGAACCCTTTACCTTTACATAAACCCTTTACCCAGTACAGGATAAATCCAACAGAACATGTGAAACTTTCCATGCCTTTTTTCTTGTAAAGTTTGACCGCTTCCAACTTCAGGACCGTCCACAgccaggaaattaatttttaggtGCAATAATACTTGCTTTTAAATGCAGGCAGGAAATatgacattttacattttagtttttaaattctctttaatTAGACACATTACAATGCACAACTGTGTCTTTAGCCAGGTAGCAGGGTGCCATTCTTCAGATGAGGAAGAGATGATGGAGAACTAGTCCTTCCTCTGACCTTTTTAGGTACAAGGAATACTGCAAATGTTCTAAATgaggatgattctgtgatttagtAGATCATTCCCCCTGTACTTATAAAGCCTTTATAACAATCCAGCcacagttttcatttatttctgtaactGAGAGTGCAGTTACTGCAGCTAGGGATCACCCTTGACTTCCAATCCTTAAAACCCCATCGTTTCACAGGGTATTTTCAACTTGAGCATCATAAAAGTTTTGCAAATACAATTCTAACTGAAATTAACCATCCCCCTAGTGATGCAGCTTTCCAGCTCTTCAGTGCTCATTAAGAGAGAATGTTTatgaaacaaaatctttttatttaatgctaCACAATCTGAACTGAAGGAATAGAACATATACTTCACCTCAGGACCGAGTTATAGGGATACATCCCAGAACATTTTCCAAAGTAAAACCAGATTATCAAACACCAGTCAGTGCAAGAAACACCTTTATCCATTTGCACTCAGCATATTTTTAGACAAACTACAGCATCAGAACACTCATGGATCTCTTCCCCCATACAGCACAAATGtcaaaagcagatttcttgTCTTGTGGAAGCCAGTTTTTCAGGATATACGAATTGataacattaaagaaaaataaaagaagcatTACATTCTCAAGTCAGGTGTACAAGTGCAGTACTGGATTACTCTGAGAGGAGAACAACATTATCTATAAAAGTTAAGTGGTATACAGGTTAACCTGGAGAGACTATAATACAGAGAAGCTTTATGCCAAAGTAAGTATTTACAGATACTGTCACAGCAAAGAGGACAGGAAGCTAATCTCACAGAAGTAGTTCAATAAAGAGCAAATGAGTGGACAAAGACAAAGGCTTTGActttatataataaaataccAAGTGCATTCTTTTAAGTGAATGAGTCTTTGAGACTATGGTCCTAGATCTTAGGAGGCCATTTGAAGGTCAGATGTACAGACCTGCTGTGTAGCAAGGGCTACTTGGACTGCCAGAATTTTTACATCCACTGTAACCTCGGTAAATCACAGCAAATTTAATATTGCTTCTTACTGCAAGGTCAAAACTAAAGCTCTTAAATAAGCCGCCCCCCCCCAAATGCCAAAGATGGGATTTTGTATAGCAGACCTAGCACAATTCAGATGTTCCTCCACTACTTCTGTGCTATACATCTGGTATTAGATCTGAGCCCAGAACACTTTAAGGATAATTATGTTTAGCTGCTCAAATGCTCTTGTCCAGAGAATTATTAACCAGCTTTTTCTTGTCAATGCAACCTTAATCACATTTGATTTCTTAGGGTAGCCAtattagttttgtttctttggcttTTCCAACAGGCTTATTTTAAGCaggttttgaaggaaaaaaacctgaaggaaggaaggaaggttgTTAATGGCTGAAGGAAGGTTGTTAATGGCTGGCTCTTTTATGCATTTCTTGAAGAGTTGCTACTGAAATAACCACACATCTGAGGGGGAATATGTGTGGTTGACTGctcaaaatataattaaaaatctttccagATCAATCTTTCATCTAAGAGCAGAGTTGCTTTAACGTTGGTGTTTGCAAACACTTTTCAAGCCAGCGCACCCAGAAGCCCTCAGTCCTGCcacccctcagcttcctctgctaTAAAAGGGACACCAAGCATAAGAATTCATTCCAGAGTGTCTTCAAGAAGATGATCCCTCACAGTAAAGATATCCCATTCAAAATGGCTTGCAGTATTAGACTCCAGTACACAGGACAAAAATGTAGAAAGAAGTCTCATTATTCTTGTGCAGCTTCTAGGGAGTCTGCTGCACCTTGAGCCAACAACTTGACCACAAGTGACTGGGCTCAAGCAGGCAGCACACTGAACAGTAAATCTGAGCAGCTTTCCTCTTCACTTaatcttaattttctgtaatgTACATTACTTTCAGTGGAATAATACTGCTCATGTTTTGGCAGGATGGGGAAAATTCcactttgtcttttttattattttataaggCAGATAATGCAGAAAGTTGAAACAGAACCTCTACAAGGATTTAATCTGTGATATTGTAAAATCAAAGTACTACTTTATTAAATGAGTTATTTTACACAATATGAACATCAATATAATTACaattgtaaaaaattttttataaCAAGTATGGACTGATTTTTCAGGATTTCCAAATAGGGCACAACTGTACATTTACACAGAATTGTCTTTGCATGAAGCCCAAGAGGGAACAGCATAAAAATATGAGTGtttctgtagccccttcatTTTTGCTGATCAACAGTTTtagaaaagcagctgcaggttTGTTATGTAAGGTCTGACAGTAGAAGAGTCAATAGGTGCCATGATTTCACCTACAAAAAACAAGAATAACTCCGTTAAGCTGAACTGTTACAAAATGTTCTTTACTTTTTCATAAATGAAATACCACAATCCTGCTTTTTTACCTCACTGCAGCCATTTATTATAACCATTTTCAACTACAGCCCAACCACTGGCTATTGGGAAAACTCAGAGGTTAAGCTTTATATCTGAAtgcagaaaaatctgcattcaCTTGCATAGCTTCAGCAACAAAAAGGCTCTATTGTTGGAAACATACTAAACAACTATTTCCATTATGTGTTTTGCAGCAACAGACACTGTATTTATTGTATGCCTTTTGTTCAAAGCAAAACTAAACTTGCAAACCAAGAACTAAATAATAAGGTATTCCTACAACTCTAAGGATGACCATTTGAAATAACATTAATCCCTTTCAAAACTATCTCCACACTCAGTGAAGTGCCACAGACATTTCACCTGGATGTTAGCTTGCTTCTGGGTAACAGTTCTGGGGTGTAACTTTAACCTACAGTGAATTTTTATATTAAGCAAGCTTTAAGTCCCAGTTGGTGATGGTAGTAAGCCACCTGATTCATAAAGATACCTCAGACAGTAACTTAAAAATTAAGGTAATGACCTGTAGACAACTTTATGCCTGAACATCAGCCAATTCTGGAGGAAGTGGAGTCTTAGGATGCTTGCTTTCAAAGTGCTGTTTGAAGGTCTTGGGATCCGGCATTTGTGTCTGATCAAAGAGAGACATTTAACTTTATGCACAGTACAAGAGTTAAACAATACTACAAAAcctgtccccccaccccccagttttattttcttttttcctgaagcaaatTGTCTCCTCACTGACACCACTCTACTGACAGAAGCACTGCTGGTTTAGCTTCACATTAAGAAAGCAGATTCACCCTAAGATTTTCCAGAGAGGTGATTTAAAGCAGTAGTATCACACTGCTTTTGGCATGTTTATCCACAGAGCTATTCTTGCTAGAAACTTCCCTGCAGATCTTACACTTTTCAATGCTGGTTTGGTGCAAAACCTACTTCCTTACCATTTTCAACGCCtaaaagagaaatgtttattCCTTTCAGAGTAAGATCTTTATGGAAggtgtttcttttgtttatgAATACAATCAAAGAGTTGCATGGCACAGACTGATCCTCTTCATGCCACAAGCTACCTCAGACCATTGCTCCTACATGATGCCTGAAATGACTTGCTACAGCTTGACTTCACAAGAGGAGGAGTTGGTTACAAGTACTTAAGTGAGCAGCCCTTAATTTACAATCTTGAGACATCCAAAGCAACAATTCTATTCTGTGACCATTTCAGCAAAAATGGTAAGTTTATCCTTCAGTTCTAAAACAAGCACATTAAGGAAAAACAGCTAGAAGAAAAGTATAATCTGATTAGGGCTTGCATTTCTGTTCTCCTGTCAAGTCATTTATTCTAGTAGAAGTTACTGTGTATGAAACTTACACTAAAGCTTTTGGCCCCACCACTTTTCCTCTCTACATTAACATTAATAAACAGTGAGCCTTAGATGGGCCAATTCCACCACAAAGACAAGGTATTCCCATTTAGAGATTAAACAGGAAGTGATCTCACTCCTTATACATTTTATATGTAACACTAATAGCACCTGCAGACTCCTGCAATTCAAAAAGCAAGATAACTACTCAAAACAGTTCTGTACATTACTTCTCAGACTTTCTCATATCTCAGTTATCAGTACAGCTGAGTAACCAGCAAGCAAGACATGTAACAAATGAAAATAGTTACAGCAACAAGCTAGACAGCCACTTAAGGAATACTTTAGTTCCCAATATATAATCTAAAAattcttctctaggctgaaagACAGACCTGCCCGTGGCACTATTTTGTATTCAGTTCCTCTTACCCTACAGACAGTGCAGGTATATATCAAGGCAGCCTTGGCGGCAGCCTTCTGATCAtgtccttgtttctttttttgctcagcttgctttttggcatttttctgCTGCGACTGAATCTTCTGCTGTCCACGAGCCATATCTACGAATGAAAAGAAGACATTTAGCCTGTAAATGTGAGAAACTACTGCTGATAGCTGACTCAGAAGCCATAAACATAAAGCCATCACGTACTCTGCCCAGAAGGCCTACAACTCCCATAATTTGTATACAGAGAGATCTCCAAACTCTTTATATGTAAAGACTCTGGTTTCACAACCTTTCTTAAAATACGCACCAGAATTATTTAGCTCATTCTAAAGTTACTTCTTTACAAGGTCTACTTTTGGGAAGTGTTTTCAGTAGTCAGgacaatattaattttaaagataacAGAAACTTACTATTTCCAAGGGCATAGTAAAATTTTGGggggctgatagtttttttgtgggttttttatttttttgttaatcttAACATTCAGCTGTTATTTCTGAACCTTGGAACAGGTTCCAAGGAAGGCAAATCAAAGTACTGCCCCAGCTGTATCACTGTCTTCTGGTGTACCTGCTTGTGACCTGCTTTAGAGTTGGGAATTGCAAGAACAATAGGTTCTTGATTTTCAGCTGACTTTACATGTGTACATACTTGTTTTCCTGAGTAAAACTACCTCCATCAGAAGCCATTACTCTATACAACATGGcagcagaaaggaagcaaaCTCTATTGCCACCTGCCTTTAGAAGGTCCACTACAAGAAATAAGCCATAAAAATCCCATTAAAGGGAGAAGCAACTCCACATATTTTGGGATGACAACACTTCACCTGCATGCAGCCCACCAGGCCACACAATTCAGCCTGCATCCCACCCCCAGATGCAGGCAGGATCTGGGCACACCACCAGAgcaggctgcagagcctggTTACATAAGCCAGCAGCCCACTTTCTGCTATTATCTTTCTCACAGTCCCTCTTGGCCCACACAGGATCCAGTTGTGCAGCTCTCACCAACGCACAAGACTTACTACGCAATCACAGAGCAGTTAACAGAGTCCATTGTTTTCTGGACACCCAGGAAACCCTAATGATCCCAGGAGGCTGCCTGCTTCATCACTGCCCCTCTGTGTAACCTCCAAGTTTAGTACTCATGAGACACTCCGCGTAGCTACAACAGGTCTGTCCTGCAGTCCTTCCCACAAGGACAGATGGCCTTCCACTGCACTAGTGAGAATGGCCTATCCAAACAAAGACTCAGTAAATAGGTATGGAAAGCACTTAAAACCATTATGAAGTTTCTATGACACGTTAACTCCATCTGGAAATTCCCTAGTATTGCCAACAATTTCAGGACCCCTAGCATCACACTGcttaatactgaaaaaaaagatggtcCTGTGACCCAAAACAACTTGAGGATTGAGAGGCACCTCTCAGGCCAGTCGAGGTGTCATTGTATTTAACACCACCAGGTAACCCCCTTCACAGAAGTATTACAACTACATCTCCAGGGCTCCCTGCTCTCCCATCAGCTTCTTTaaagaagaactgaaaagtCCATATATCTAACAAAACTGAGTTCAAGAAAACACGAATTCTATTAATAAGCACACAGAAATACACGTAGCATTCAACAGCACTGAATGTTAATAAGACTAAAACCACCAGGGTACATTTCACTGTATGCTATGGTTACTCCTGGTCATCCCAGCCAGGGCCTCACACTGCTCATGTACAGCACACTGAAttcccaataaaaaaaaaaaaattccaattgCTTTGAACACACTCAAAAGAACAGTAGGTTTTAATCTGTTTCTATTTTACTAGCATTACAGTAATCCTCCAGAAGTACGGAGGCTCCTGATAGGAAATACTCAAAGGTAacataaaaagaataattttcatgaAGTCTCTGAGTACTAGTTTGTATTTTAGTTCTTCGATAAGAGCATGTTAAGGAGTACACTACAACAGCCAAGTAACACCGAGGCTGTATATATTTAGCAACTGCTGGTTTTAGTTAAGGCAAACAAGAAAACACGAACCAAAAAACATCTGTTTACAAATATGAACCTCCAAATAATGATGCCCAAGACCAAAAATCCGAGAGTTTAGATACTGCAAATTACATTAATGCAGCTGAAACCCACAGAGTGAATACTCGGTTACTGGAAAATTTACATTATTTGGACTATCAGCACATTAAGTGAATAAAAAGTAATCCCAGAGTTCgtttaaaagaatgaaagaataaaatattcaatAAATGAGTAAAAGCTCTTGTACGTGGCTATATCTGCCATTTCAGTTGCACAACACAGGCGATGATTTCCTTATCGGGCACACCCTCGGAGAGTCCAGCAGACAGGCCTGCCGATGTTTTTAAGGGAAAACGCATGAGCACATCAGAAGCCCAACACCGCACAAAAATCTGCTGCCGAATCATAATGGCAACAGcgcgggcagggcagggcagtgcAGCGCAGGGCGGGCGGGCTGGAGCCTGCGGTACGCCAGTGCCTCACACAGGGTCATTTCCTTCTAAGTACCCAGAACCCCAGCAGAGTTTCAAGTCCTAAAAGCGGACACCGACAGCTGCTTCCCCTGCCACTTCCAGAGAGgaacagcagctggaggcacCCAGGCTTCCCCGGCCGGCCGCCGAAGGGCTCAGGACGGAGGGGCAGCCAGCCCGGCCTTCGCCCCGCACCACTGCCAGGCAAGCCCCTGGGCTGGGCCCGGCCGGAGCCGCGAACGAGCGGGGGAAGGCCGCGGCCCCCCGTGAAGGGCCCGGGAACCAGCCCCGGGAACCAGCCCCACCACGTGCCCCGCGGGAAGGGCCCGAGGAAGGAACCGGCCCCCAGCGCGGAGCCCCAGCTGCGGGGAGGGGGCCCGCGGCAGGCCGGGACCGGAGCGCGCCTCGCTGGCGGGCCGCCCCCTTCCCCCCGGGGCGGGCCTGCTCCTCCGCGCGGCGGCCGAACCCGCTCCCCGACACGCACCCGGCCCCGGGACCCATCGCTCACCCGGGCTGGGAGTCCGGCCTGGGCGGCCCTGGCGAGCGGGTGCAGAAGGCTCCGCGCGGCCCCGCAGCAGTCGCCACCGCCTGCCcgagaggaggaggaggaggagggaaaggggaggggcGCGGGCACTGCACATGCGCGGCCCCGCCTGCTCTGCCGGCGCGCGACCTCTCCTCGCCGGCCAATGGCGGCGGCCGCCCGTTACATAACGCGCGGgacgggaggggggggggggggctgggggtgtggggggggcaGCCGGGGGAGAGGTCCCGGCTGACCGACCCGCTACGGGGAGACCTTGGGAGTCCCCGGCCTGGGTATCGCAGGCGGCTCCTAGCAGCTGGGCGGCTGCGAATGCCTGTCATTGGGGCTCCTGGAGCCCGCCTCGGCCCTGCGGGGGCTGCGCTGGGTTCGGTTCAGCCGAACCCTGTCCGCCTGCCTCCCGCCAATCGCT
This DNA window, taken from Calypte anna isolate BGI_N300 chromosome 2, bCalAnn1_v1.p, whole genome shotgun sequence, encodes the following:
- the ZNF706 gene encoding zinc finger protein 706; translation: MARGQQKIQSQQKNAKKQAEQKKKQGHDQKAAAKAALIYTCTVCRTQMPDPKTFKQHFESKHPKTPLPPELADVQA